A section of the Pediococcus inopinatus genome encodes:
- a CDS encoding GAF domain-containing protein produces the protein MTQKTLSLMNQQLDALLYGETNLIANMSNATALLKSSYSDINWAGFYQYDKSADELVLGPFQGNVACMHIANGSGVCGTAISTEEVQRVANVHEFAGHIACDSASNSEIVIPLIKDGKKIGVLDIDSQSLDRFSADNQEELESFAAVFLSHVDMPA, from the coding sequence ATGACACAAAAAACACTTTCGTTAATGAATCAACAGTTAGACGCTCTTTTATATGGTGAAACTAATTTAATCGCTAACATGTCCAACGCGACCGCCCTCTTAAAATCTAGTTACTCAGATATTAATTGGGCCGGATTTTATCAATATGATAAATCAGCTGATGAGTTAGTCCTCGGACCCTTCCAAGGAAACGTAGCCTGCATGCACATTGCCAATGGTAGTGGTGTATGTGGGACAGCCATCTCAACTGAAGAAGTTCAACGCGTAGCTAACGTCCATGAATTCGCTGGTCACATTGCCTGCGACAGCGCTAGCAACTCTGAAATTGTCATTCCATTGATCAAAGATGGTAAGAAAATTGGCGTTTTAGATATTGACTCCCAATCTTTGGACCGTTTTTCGGCTGATAATCAAGAAGAATTAGAAAGTTTTGCTGCTGTCTTCTTGTCTCACGTTGACATGCCTGCTTAA
- the rpsD gene encoding 30S ribosomal protein S4, which produces MSRYTGPSWKISRRLGISLSGTGKELARRPYAPGDHGQNNRRNISEYGQQLHEKQKLRMMYGLTERQFSNLFKRAGKINEGKHGVNFMIMLERRLDNVVYRLGLATTRRQARQLVNHGHITVDGKRVDIPSYEVEVGQVVSVREKSKDLKIIGEAVEAVVGRPQFVQFDADKLEGSLTRLPERDELEADIDESLIVEYYNKL; this is translated from the coding sequence ATGTCTCGTTATACAGGTCCAAGTTGGAAAATTTCTCGCCGCTTAGGTATTTCTTTAAGTGGTACTGGTAAAGAATTAGCTCGTCGCCCATATGCACCTGGTGATCACGGCCAAAACAATCGTCGTAACATTTCAGAGTATGGTCAACAACTTCACGAAAAACAAAAGTTGCGTATGATGTACGGTTTAACTGAACGTCAATTCTCAAACTTATTCAAACGTGCTGGTAAGATCAATGAAGGTAAACATGGTGTTAACTTCATGATTATGCTCGAACGTCGTCTTGATAACGTTGTTTATCGTTTAGGTTTGGCTACAACTCGTCGTCAAGCACGTCAGTTAGTTAACCATGGTCATATCACGGTTGATGGCAAACGTGTTGACATCCCTTCTTATGAAGTTGAAGTTGGACAAGTTGTTAGTGTTCGTGAAAAATCAAAAGATTTGAAGATTATTGGCGAAGCTGTTGAAGCTGTTGTTGGTCGTCCTCAATTCGTTCAATTTGATGCTGATAAGTTGGAAGGTTCATTAACTCGTCTCCCAGAACGTGACGAATTAGAAGCTGATATCGACGAATCATTAATCGTTGAATACTACAACAAACTTTAA
- a CDS encoding DUF1054 family protein, whose product MFSDQLFSVFDESDVEKRLALIREQVDPYFEEIGQQVMPILNQDGHEYRAFIAKHARRHINPPMNTWVAFAERKRGYKMIPHYEVGVWDDRLFVWLAFETNIKERKEIIGKLKQTQSSFLQLGQVFVLSNNHMTKNQMQLTSTNYKNLLSSYENKKQSEFLIGRWISKEELRLMNKQEITDFINKTIQSLTEIWDK is encoded by the coding sequence ATGTTTAGTGATCAGTTATTTTCTGTTTTTGATGAGTCAGATGTAGAAAAACGCCTTGCATTAATTCGTGAACAGGTTGATCCGTATTTTGAAGAAATTGGGCAGCAAGTTATGCCTATTTTAAATCAAGATGGACATGAATATCGTGCCTTTATAGCCAAACACGCGCGGCGTCATATTAATCCGCCAATGAATACTTGGGTAGCGTTTGCCGAACGAAAGCGGGGTTATAAAATGATTCCGCATTATGAAGTGGGAGTTTGGGATGACCGGTTATTTGTGTGGCTGGCCTTTGAAACCAACATTAAAGAGCGTAAAGAGATAATTGGAAAGTTAAAACAAACGCAAAGTAGTTTTCTTCAATTAGGGCAAGTGTTTGTGTTATCAAATAATCACATGACCAAAAACCAGATGCAGTTAACCAGTACGAATTACAAGAATCTACTGTCTAGCTATGAGAATAAAAAACAATCTGAATTTTTGATTGGTCGGTGGATTTCAAAAGAAGAGTTACGTTTAATGAATAAGCAAGAAATTACAGATTTTATCAACAAAACTATTCAGTCTCTGACAGAAATCTGGGACAAATAA
- a CDS encoding YueI family protein, with protein sequence MLYLLYYLERIVSAMTNNSNDVNTRLQDATHGTPKLNPDEQRKYLGTFRERVAITMSVGQIKSTQYQDTFIQELKKHPDYQLLINGNVSQELIGPYMKVASQISLKFTIKTDDIYTTTDEGLALVLAAKESINIQDVDVASFQPSKAADDKPEKSESLLDKLKNSFLK encoded by the coding sequence ATGCTATACTTATTATACTATCTAGAAAGGATTGTGAGCGCAATGACTAATAATTCCAATGACGTTAATACACGTCTACAAGATGCTACTCATGGCACCCCCAAGCTCAATCCGGATGAGCAACGCAAATATCTGGGAACTTTTAGAGAGCGTGTCGCCATAACCATGTCAGTTGGGCAAATTAAATCAACCCAATACCAAGATACATTTATCCAGGAGCTTAAAAAACATCCTGATTACCAATTATTAATTAACGGTAATGTCTCGCAGGAATTGATAGGCCCTTATATGAAGGTGGCCAGTCAGATTTCTTTAAAGTTTACGATAAAAACTGATGATATATACACAACTACCGACGAAGGATTAGCTTTGGTTCTAGCCGCAAAAGAATCAATAAATATTCAGGATGTAGACGTTGCTAGTTTCCAACCATCAAAAGCAGCAGACGACAAACCAGAAAAATCAGAATCTTTGTTAGATAAATTGAAAAATAGTTTTCTTAAATAG
- a CDS encoding replication-associated recombination protein A has translation MQQPLAYRMRPKKIEDVVGQQQLVGSGKIISRMVKAKLLSSMILYGPPGTGKTSIASAIAGSTQYAFRKLNAATDSKKDLQIVAEEAKMSGTVILLLDEIHRLDKTKQDFLLPHLESGRIILIGATTENPYISINPAIRSRTQIFEVHPLAADDIKQAIDRALTDSENGLGKLKVTVTKPAMNFLIHSTNGDLRSALNGLELAVKSTTADKNGSIKISLAIIEECLQKKALTQDKNGDAHYDVISAFQKSIRGSDVNAALHYMARLVEAGDLPSITRRLMVIAYEDIGLANPSACARTVTAVQAAEKLGFPEARIPLADAVIELCLSPKSNSGISAMDAALEEVKTGNYGDIPADLKDAHYKGAAKLGHGNNYKYAHAYPNDWVKQQYLPDNIKSANYYEPKQNGKFEQALGAQYERLLHAQRD, from the coding sequence ATGCAACAACCTTTAGCGTACCGAATGCGTCCTAAAAAAATTGAAGATGTCGTGGGCCAACAACAATTAGTTGGCTCGGGCAAAATAATCTCACGAATGGTCAAAGCAAAATTACTTTCTTCGATGATCTTATATGGACCACCAGGCACTGGGAAAACTAGTATTGCCAGCGCAATTGCTGGCTCTACACAGTATGCTTTTCGTAAACTTAATGCGGCTACAGATTCAAAAAAGGACCTGCAAATTGTGGCTGAAGAAGCAAAAATGAGCGGTACAGTAATTTTACTGCTTGATGAAATACACCGTCTCGATAAAACTAAGCAAGATTTCCTGTTACCTCATCTAGAAAGTGGTCGCATCATTTTAATTGGAGCAACCACTGAGAATCCTTACATTTCAATTAATCCAGCCATTAGAAGTCGAACTCAAATCTTTGAAGTCCATCCTTTAGCAGCTGATGACATTAAACAAGCCATTGATCGTGCGTTAACTGATTCAGAAAATGGCCTTGGAAAATTAAAAGTTACGGTTACAAAACCTGCAATGAATTTTTTGATTCATTCAACTAATGGTGACTTGAGAAGCGCTCTAAATGGTTTAGAACTCGCTGTTAAGTCAACAACGGCCGACAAAAATGGGAGTATCAAAATCTCCCTTGCCATCATTGAAGAATGTTTGCAAAAAAAGGCTCTTACTCAAGATAAAAACGGCGATGCTCATTATGATGTCATTTCTGCCTTCCAAAAATCTATTCGAGGTAGTGATGTTAATGCAGCTCTCCATTACATGGCCCGTCTGGTCGAGGCTGGTGATCTTCCAAGTATCACGCGCCGACTAATGGTTATCGCTTATGAAGACATTGGACTAGCCAATCCCTCTGCTTGTGCGCGCACCGTTACTGCTGTGCAGGCTGCGGAAAAGTTAGGCTTTCCAGAGGCCAGAATTCCTTTGGCTGACGCCGTTATCGAACTTTGTTTGTCGCCAAAATCTAATTCCGGAATTTCCGCGATGGATGCCGCTTTGGAAGAGGTAAAAACTGGCAATTATGGTGACATTCCGGCTGATTTAAAAGACGCGCACTACAAAGGTGCTGCTAAGCTTGGACATGGAAATAATTATAAATATGCGCATGCCTACCCAAATGATTGGGTCAAACAACAGTATTTACCAGACAATATAAAATCTGCAAATTACTATGAACCTAAGCAAAATGGTAAATTTGAACAGGCTTTAGGCGCTCAGTATGAGCGTTTGCTTCATGCCCAACGGGATTAA
- a CDS encoding universal stress protein, with translation MTQQYKHILVPVDGSQEAELAFEKAVAVARRNDGAELHLVHVVDTRAFQNISSFDTAMVEQVTETAKTTLDKYISEAKDKGLQNVDYSIEYGAPKVVIANDMPKQLHTDLIMIGATGLNAVERLLIGSVTEYVTRTAICDVLVVRSDLENQPVKLTK, from the coding sequence ATGACACAACAATATAAACATATTTTGGTTCCAGTAGATGGATCACAAGAAGCTGAATTGGCTTTTGAAAAAGCCGTGGCTGTGGCCAGACGAAACGACGGTGCCGAATTACATTTGGTGCACGTTGTCGATACCCGTGCTTTTCAAAACATTTCGAGCTTTGATACAGCCATGGTAGAACAAGTCACAGAAACAGCAAAGACAACCCTTGATAAATATATTTCAGAAGCAAAAGATAAGGGTTTGCAAAACGTTGACTATTCGATTGAATACGGCGCACCAAAAGTTGTGATCGCAAACGACATGCCTAAACAGTTGCACACCGATCTTATTATGATTGGTGCAACCGGTCTGAATGCCGTGGAACGTCTCCTAATTGGCTCAGTAACCGAGTATGTCACCCGAACTGCAATTTGTGACGTCTTGGTTGTGCGATCCGATTTAGAAAACCAACCCGTTAAGCTCACCAAGTAA
- a CDS encoding DNA-3-methyladenine glycosylase I produces the protein MIRCLWSTKNAQLMQYHDLEWGIPVLESKKLFECFALEIFQAGLNWSTVLKRREDLRNTLSSFDPFCLCEYSDTEIQQVIADSAVIRNPRKIHAVFHNANVVAQLPTTFSDYMWHFVDFEPIRCPSTFMNSEEAQMLLAKRVVRQMKQDGFVFVGPKNIYAFLQAAGLINDHEVSCFRYHDLAIL, from the coding sequence ATGATTCGCTGTTTATGGAGTACCAAGAATGCCCAGTTAATGCAATATCACGATCTTGAGTGGGGCATTCCCGTTTTGGAGTCAAAGAAGTTATTTGAATGTTTTGCTTTAGAAATCTTTCAAGCTGGTTTAAATTGGTCGACTGTTCTAAAACGGCGAGAAGATTTGCGGAATACTTTATCGAGTTTTGATCCATTTTGTCTTTGTGAGTATTCGGATACCGAAATTCAGCAGGTAATAGCGGATTCTGCGGTAATTCGTAATCCACGGAAGATTCATGCCGTTTTTCATAATGCGAATGTGGTAGCGCAATTGCCTACGACTTTTTCGGATTACATGTGGCATTTTGTGGATTTCGAGCCAATCCGTTGTCCAAGTACTTTTATGAATAGTGAAGAGGCTCAGATGTTGTTAGCCAAACGAGTTGTTCGCCAAATGAAACAGGACGGATTTGTTTTCGTAGGGCCTAAGAATATATATGCTTTTTTACAAGCAGCGGGGTTGATAAATGATCACGAAGTTTCTTGTTTTCGTTATCATGATCTGGCAATTTTATAA
- a CDS encoding glycerophosphodiester phosphodiesterase: MKKFFFQDYRRIKQLVTYIINSDENLYYTTLTVLVGVVAGILLEHALFLSENFLLIPLKILLAIAIIWGFFSGLLAVLLMIIGFQLNRPVSFEHLRHLLKRLFEKNWFMTVAYFLFYAVITIPLGGFGFSTVILAHLPTTMTLQNFIFANRWIMGSIFGLLYIGLCWVALRLILALPAMVSRRCSLTQGIRLSWQLTKRKAVKMLGKILLIAIRVSIPIAIFGGIGLWGLSQLNQRIQSIPIGIMLMVLAISFAELLFVWWFLVFSTGFLSELNKWVTDANLPLSKVPVFQKKAHVYRKWELKQIQQIGLSLLGLLLLITPTYAYFSIHINDSHPLKMLTISHRGVSDRNGVQNTVMALRKTHRLHPDYVEMDIRETKDNQFVAMHDSNLKHLAGRNVAVSDLTLKELTHTTLRENGYQTKVSSFSEYLKVAHRIHQPLIVEIKPSHGDSADLVERFNKVYGKSLQQHGDKVHSLDADFMMQLKDKSPKLKTGIITPFNIARIPKNSANFYSLEFHTLNRQFVQQAWAKHKQVFVWPADGTSSIKRMLALRVDGIITNHLSRLQYILKTKNWQQLMQYEVLNNLIELW, translated from the coding sequence ATGAAAAAGTTCTTTTTTCAAGATTATCGACGCATCAAACAATTAGTTACATACATAATTAACTCAGATGAAAATTTATATTACACAACTTTGACCGTGTTGGTCGGGGTAGTTGCTGGCATCTTACTTGAACATGCACTTTTTTTGTCAGAGAATTTTCTGTTGATTCCTTTAAAAATTCTTTTAGCGATTGCGATTATTTGGGGATTCTTCTCGGGACTATTGGCAGTTTTACTAATGATTATTGGTTTTCAATTAAATCGACCGGTTAGTTTTGAACATTTACGTCATTTATTAAAGCGGTTGTTTGAAAAAAATTGGTTTATGACGGTGGCCTATTTTTTGTTTTATGCAGTGATCACCATACCTTTGGGCGGATTTGGTTTTTCAACAGTGATTCTTGCGCATCTTCCAACAACGATGACTCTTCAAAACTTTATTTTTGCCAATCGATGGATAATGGGATCAATATTTGGGTTGCTTTATATAGGATTGTGTTGGGTAGCGTTACGTTTAATTTTGGCCTTGCCAGCCATGGTGAGTCGCAGATGTTCCTTAACACAAGGAATTCGCCTTAGTTGGCAGTTAACCAAACGAAAAGCAGTTAAAATGTTAGGCAAAATTCTGTTAATTGCCATTCGTGTTTCGATACCAATTGCTATTTTTGGTGGCATTGGATTGTGGGGATTATCTCAATTAAATCAACGGATACAATCGATTCCAATCGGGATAATGTTAATGGTTTTGGCAATTTCGTTTGCAGAACTTTTATTTGTCTGGTGGTTTTTGGTATTTTCAACCGGATTTTTGTCTGAGTTGAATAAGTGGGTGACAGATGCAAATTTGCCGCTTTCGAAAGTGCCTGTTTTTCAAAAAAAAGCCCATGTTTATCGAAAATGGGAGCTGAAACAAATCCAACAAATTGGATTATCATTATTAGGGCTTTTATTACTAATCACGCCAACCTATGCTTACTTTTCAATTCATATAAATGATAGTCATCCTTTAAAGATGCTTACGATTTCTCATCGGGGAGTAAGCGATCGAAATGGTGTGCAAAATACTGTGATGGCTTTGAGAAAAACCCATCGGTTGCATCCGGATTATGTTGAAATGGATATACGTGAAACAAAAGACAATCAGTTTGTGGCGATGCATGATTCGAATTTAAAACATTTAGCTGGCAGAAATGTGGCCGTAAGTGACCTTACTTTAAAAGAATTAACGCACACCACATTGCGCGAAAATGGGTATCAAACTAAGGTTAGTAGCTTTTCCGAGTATCTTAAAGTAGCTCATCGGATTCATCAACCACTAATTGTGGAAATTAAGCCAAGTCATGGAGATTCCGCGGATTTAGTGGAAAGATTTAACAAGGTTTATGGGAAAAGTTTGCAACAACACGGTGACAAGGTTCATTCGCTTGATGCCGATTTTATGATGCAGCTTAAAGATAAAAGTCCAAAATTAAAGACAGGAATTATTACACCATTCAACATTGCAAGGATTCCTAAGAATTCAGCTAATTTTTACTCATTGGAGTTTCACACGCTAAATCGACAGTTTGTTCAGCAGGCTTGGGCCAAACACAAACAAGTATTTGTTTGGCCAGCGGATGGGACGTCTTCAATAAAACGAATGCTGGCCCTTCGAGTAGATGGAATCATTACTAATCACCTAAGCCGGTTACAATATATTCTTAAAACTAAAAATTGGCAGCAACTCATGCAGTATGAAGTTCTAAATAATTTAATCGAGTTGTGGTAA
- a CDS encoding D-alanine--D-alanine ligase family protein: MRTEKKIHVGLLFGGNSSEHDVSKRSAHNIYDAMDKDRYEISLFMFTKDGYLLSDASSRRIFDGESEEKVVKEAIQTVDEGNPLSPILNLGEQRDIDVYFPIIHGNLGEDGTIQGLLRLLKKPYVGSGILGSAISFDKDTTKQILTHNGIRNTKYVVITPENRTEYSYEVCRDLLGELMFLKPANQGSSVGIHKATNAQEFEDGLDDAFRYDFKVLVEQSIEQPEEVEVSILGNRAPKASKVGRIVVPKSDTFYDYNNKFVDASGVHFELPASISPELAQEVQQMALDAFRVLGCCGLARIDFLVDHDQVPYLSEINTLPGFTNISLYPQLWEVSGISYEKLIDQLIDLAFEEFQRRSKIHYDFTPLDAE, from the coding sequence ATGAGGACGGAAAAAAAGATTCACGTTGGCTTGCTATTTGGTGGTAATTCATCTGAACATGATGTTTCGAAACGATCTGCACATAACATTTATGATGCAATGGATAAAGATCGTTACGAGATCAGTTTGTTCATGTTTACCAAGGATGGCTATTTATTAAGTGATGCTTCATCAAGAAGAATTTTTGATGGCGAATCAGAAGAAAAGGTTGTCAAAGAGGCTATTCAAACGGTCGATGAAGGCAATCCGTTGTCACCTATTTTAAACTTAGGTGAACAACGCGATATTGACGTATATTTTCCAATTATTCATGGTAATTTGGGGGAAGACGGAACTATTCAAGGTCTTTTACGTTTGTTGAAGAAGCCTTACGTAGGAAGTGGTATTTTAGGGTCAGCAATCTCGTTTGATAAGGATACAACGAAACAGATTTTGACACATAATGGTATCCGGAACACAAAGTATGTGGTCATTACACCTGAAAACCGGACAGAATATTCCTATGAGGTGTGTCGTGACTTATTGGGCGAGCTTATGTTTCTAAAGCCTGCTAACCAAGGATCTTCAGTCGGAATTCACAAGGCTACTAATGCACAGGAATTTGAAGATGGCTTAGATGATGCTTTCCGATATGATTTTAAGGTTTTGGTCGAGCAATCTATTGAGCAACCAGAAGAAGTTGAGGTTTCAATTTTAGGAAATCGTGCGCCTAAGGCTTCTAAAGTGGGTCGAATTGTGGTTCCTAAGTCAGATACGTTCTATGATTATAACAATAAATTTGTGGATGCTAGTGGGGTTCATTTTGAATTACCAGCTAGCATTTCGCCAGAGCTTGCTCAAGAAGTTCAACAAATGGCGCTTGATGCCTTTCGAGTTCTTGGGTGTTGTGGATTGGCTCGAATTGATTTCCTAGTTGATCATGATCAAGTACCTTACTTGAGCGAAATTAATACGTTGCCAGGATTTACCAACATTAGTTTATATCCTCAGTTATGGGAAGTTTCAGGGATTAGTTATGAGAAACTAATTGATCAACTGATTGATTTAGCGTTCGAAGAATTTCAACGGCGTTCAAAGATTCATTATGATTTCACGCCACTTGATGCAGAATAA
- a CDS encoding zinc-binding alcohol dehydrogenase family protein: protein MNEQRQAIGFYKGLPIEDSNSLIDLKVPQQKATGRDILVKVEAVSVNPVDTKTRQHHPETKEPTIIGFDAYGTIEEVGDQVTGFSVGDSVYYAGTNQRPGSNQAYQLVDSRLVAHAPQKISGEEAAAMPLTSLTAWEALFERMPLIAKKDANRGQTVLIINGAGGVGSIAIQLAKWAGLTVVTTASRPETVEWVKKMGADIVLDYHQSLEEQLKAQNVHTIKFGLILQSPDVYLPQLANLIAPEGYITAIVENEKPLPMGGLLKAKSITFVWEFMFTKSIYQTDDMDSQGKILHQVAKLLDQKEVRSTLTLTLKGINAQTLRRAHELVESNKMIGKIVVTGGFNTK, encoded by the coding sequence ATGAATGAACAGAGACAAGCAATTGGTTTTTACAAAGGATTACCGATTGAAGATTCAAATAGCTTAATTGATTTAAAAGTACCTCAACAGAAAGCAACTGGCCGTGATATATTGGTCAAAGTTGAAGCGGTCTCTGTTAATCCCGTTGATACAAAAACCCGCCAACATCATCCAGAAACAAAGGAACCCACAATCATTGGTTTTGATGCATATGGAACAATTGAAGAAGTTGGTGATCAAGTCACTGGATTTTCAGTTGGAGATTCCGTTTATTATGCCGGAACCAATCAACGTCCAGGAAGTAATCAAGCTTATCAGTTAGTGGATTCCCGTTTGGTTGCACATGCACCACAGAAAATTAGTGGAGAAGAAGCAGCGGCAATGCCGTTAACTAGTCTAACGGCATGGGAAGCCTTGTTTGAACGAATGCCGCTTATTGCCAAAAAGGATGCCAATCGTGGGCAAACGGTTTTGATTATTAATGGCGCTGGTGGAGTCGGATCGATTGCAATTCAGCTAGCAAAATGGGCTGGATTGACTGTTGTCACAACAGCATCTCGACCTGAAACAGTGGAATGGGTCAAGAAGATGGGCGCAGATATTGTGCTGGATTATCATCAATCACTTGAAGAGCAATTAAAAGCGCAAAACGTGCATACGATCAAATTTGGATTAATTTTGCAATCACCTGACGTGTATTTGCCCCAGCTTGCTAACTTAATTGCACCTGAGGGCTATATTACAGCGATTGTAGAAAATGAGAAGCCTTTACCAATGGGCGGATTATTGAAGGCAAAGAGCATTACATTTGTTTGGGAGTTTATGTTTACCAAAAGTATTTACCAAACTGATGATATGGATTCACAAGGTAAAATTTTACATCAAGTTGCGAAACTCCTGGATCAAAAAGAAGTGCGGTCAACACTCACCCTGACCTTAAAAGGAATCAATGCACAAACCTTAAGAAGAGCGCATGAGTTAGTAGAAAGTAACAAGATGATCGGAAAAATTGTGGTGACAGGCGGTTTTAATACGAAATAA
- a CDS encoding DUF2785 domain-containing protein, with the protein MKEVESVRTQLQGLRAKLQSGEIYQSLISEVDNVIKSIKPTEPTEVILPDDQDGIQDLIESLREQLSSHKLEEISDSDLTQLFQHIGSPNLFIRDKGIYFLFSDIIQQQITSKKQLKMIFKYLIRDESLFPHITEPQNDAVFQRSFSVMFLSTLLYIDRAGSDFIDDESKNSLVDQLLTYIAMETDTRGYVGENGWAHAYTHIGNVLDELAVDKSLVRADKLLMLTVLIGRYKQLGTPLIFGEPERLAGYIADLTKQNKLYSDFLLLILKNWRHELVSIQTKEDEQMWTRLYNRQHLLQSLVLNPEMPKEITTYLNEENDFRF; encoded by the coding sequence ATGAAAGAAGTTGAATCAGTTCGTACGCAGCTTCAAGGGCTACGCGCAAAATTGCAAAGTGGTGAGATCTATCAGTCATTGATTTCTGAAGTGGATAATGTCATTAAATCCATTAAACCTACGGAACCGACTGAGGTCATTTTACCGGACGATCAAGATGGTATTCAAGATCTCATTGAATCACTAAGAGAGCAATTAAGTTCACACAAATTAGAAGAAATTAGTGATTCTGATTTAACCCAACTGTTTCAACATATTGGGTCACCAAATTTGTTTATTAGAGATAAGGGCATTTATTTTTTATTCAGTGATATTATCCAGCAACAAATTACATCTAAAAAACAACTTAAAATGATTTTTAAATACTTAATCAGGGATGAAAGTTTGTTTCCACACATTACAGAACCGCAAAATGATGCTGTTTTTCAGCGCTCATTTAGTGTGATGTTTTTGTCGACTTTACTTTATATCGATCGTGCGGGTTCTGATTTTATTGATGATGAGAGTAAAAATTCACTGGTTGATCAGTTGCTTACCTACATTGCAATGGAAACAGACACACGTGGTTATGTAGGTGAAAACGGCTGGGCACACGCCTACACGCACATTGGCAATGTTTTAGATGAATTAGCTGTCGATAAAAGCTTAGTCCGGGCAGATAAACTTTTAATGCTGACAGTCTTAATTGGCCGGTATAAACAACTGGGTACTCCTTTAATTTTTGGTGAGCCAGAACGCTTGGCGGGATATATTGCTGATTTAACAAAGCAAAATAAATTGTATAGTGATTTTCTTTTATTGATTTTAAAAAATTGGCGTCATGAACTAGTTTCGATTCAAACTAAAGAAGATGAACAAATGTGGACACGTTTATATAATCGCCAGCATTTGTTGCAATCATTGGTTTTGAATCCCGAAATGCCAAAAGAAATAACTACTTATTTAAACGAAGAAAATGATTTTCGATTCTAA
- a CDS encoding DUF975 family protein, whose amino-acid sequence MSNHQIRRQLKREVKQTFKGHWGQASLTALVPIILQALAGFIVSIFILTFLYLVSKHPDIFNPSSWGNNSAGSKFYDEMTSSGTHSEVWNFLRGALLTFIGVGINYTFLDWLRKPELQFSPIKGAFQVFTKRYFIPTLAIFILQFIFQFLWTLLFIIPGIVKYFAYSQSYLIYKDQLASGNGDRIEYIDCITMSRKLMMGHKFELFTLKLSLIGWYLLCWVSFGIGFIWYVPYSQGVYSAFYKHLVEA is encoded by the coding sequence ATGTCAAACCATCAAATTCGCCGTCAATTAAAACGCGAAGTGAAACAAACTTTTAAAGGACATTGGGGTCAGGCCTCTTTGACTGCCCTTGTCCCTATAATTCTTCAAGCCCTTGCCGGATTTATCGTTTCCATTTTTATTTTAACTTTTCTCTACTTAGTAAGTAAACATCCTGATATTTTCAATCCGAGTTCATGGGGCAATAATTCTGCTGGTTCCAAATTCTACGATGAAATGACTTCCTCTGGTACCCACAGTGAAGTTTGGAATTTTCTACGTGGTGCATTGCTGACCTTTATTGGCGTTGGAATTAACTACACGTTTCTTGATTGGCTAAGGAAACCTGAACTACAGTTTTCCCCTATTAAAGGAGCCTTTCAAGTATTTACCAAGCGTTATTTCATTCCAACATTAGCCATTTTTATTTTACAATTTATTTTTCAGTTCCTGTGGACCTTATTATTTATCATTCCAGGAATCGTTAAATACTTTGCCTACTCTCAATCCTATTTAATTTATAAGGACCAGTTAGCTTCTGGAAATGGTGATCGCATTGAATACATCGATTGTATTACAATGAGCCGAAAATTGATGATGGGTCATAAATTTGAGCTTTTCACTCTAAAACTAAGCCTAATTGGTTGGTATCTCTTATGCTGGGTCAGTTTTGGAATTGGCTTTATCTGGTACGTTCCTTACTCTCAAGGTGTTTACAGTGCCTTTTACAAACATTTGGTTGAAGCCTAA